The following proteins are co-located in the Silene latifolia isolate original U9 population chromosome 1, ASM4854445v1, whole genome shotgun sequence genome:
- the LOC141606784 gene encoding pentatricopeptide repeat-containing protein At2g20710, mitochondrial-like, whose product MKLIRLLFTRVAPFRNVSRTPIHNWYSTETTTTTPTVSKRRPRKIELLYRRIAPLGNPNISIVPVLDQWLHEGRTFNLSCMRFIIKELRHYRRYNHALQVSEWMSEKRATLVTAADLAIRLNLMAKVHGIEEVENYFNSTPEEMRTLEVYTALLNCFSQAKCVEKSECVMQKVRELGFTLNTTPYNVMLGLYSQTGDREKLDALLAEMEAKKIKFDNFTYGTLLNAYGNYLDIDRFERILSKMESDPELDIDWMTYTVAAKHYLRAQLLDKALESLRKSEKLVAITKKKNEAYSAILTHYATAGKKEDVLRVWEECKMCKVTNRDYMALMPSVLMFEDVETAEKILKEWESSNLTKDIRVPNFLISTYCARGWTEKAEALLERVKSEKWQPPDAFTWFWMSFVYVKSNQMPKAVKALESALSEFHPNIKWKARQETMIACLKYLKDEGEFERLNALIDSLKDKCLISAKIHENLVEYISGECTIEDVFLGDSVEEVANK is encoded by the exons ATGAAGCTAATTCGTCTGTTATTCACCAGAGTAGCCCCGTTTCGAAACGTTTCAAGAACTCCAATCCACAACTGGTACTCCACAGAGACAACAACTACCACGCCCACCGTTTCGAAACGCAGGCCTCGAAAAATCGAGTTATTGTACAGAAGAATCGCACCTTTGGGAAACCCTAATATTTCAATTGTACCAGTACTTGATCAGTGGCTTCATGAAGGCCGAACTTTCAACCTTTCTTGTATGCGTTTCATCATCAAAGAACTCCGCCATTATCGCCGCTACAATCATGCTCTTCAG GTGTCAGAATGGATGAGCGAGAAGAGAGCGACGCTGGTTACAGCAGCAGATCTTGCTATACGTTTGAACTTGATGGCAAAGGTCCATGGAATAGAAGAAGTAGAAAATTATTTCAACAGTACTCCGGAAGAGATGAGAACCCTAGAAGTTTATACTGCACTCCTTAACTGCTTTTCACAAGCAAAATGTGTGGAGAAGTCTGAGTGTGTCATGCAGAAAGTGAGAGAGTTGGGTTTCACTTTGAACACCACCCCCTACAATGTTATGTTAGGTCTCTACAGCCAAACAGGTGATCGCGAGAAATTAGATGCTTTGTTAGCTGAAATGGAAGCAAAAAAGATCAAATTTGACAACTTTACATACGGCACCCTGCTGAATGCCTACGGGAATTATCTTGACATTGATAGATTCGAGAGAATTCTGTCAAAAATGGAGTCTGATCCCGAACTAGATATTGACTGGATGACTTACACAGTTGCTGCAAAGCACTATTTGAGAGCTCAATTGTTAGACAAGGCTTTGGAATCACTTAGAAAATCAGAGAAGTTGGTGGCCATTACTAAGAAAAAGAATGAGGCTTACTCCGCTATTTTGACTCACTATGCTACTGCAGGTAAGAAAGAAGATGTTTTGAGAGTTTGGGAGGAATGCAAAATGTGCAAGGTAACCAATAGAGACTACATGGCTCTAATGCCCTCGGTTTTGATGTTCGAGGATGTTGAGACTGCAGAAAAGATATTGAAGGAATGGGAAAGCAGTAATCTAACCAAAGACATCCGTGTTCCAAACTTCTTGATTAGTACTTATTGCGCTAGGGGTTGGACAGAGAAGGCCGAGGCTTTATTGGAGAGGGTAAAATCTGAAAAATGGCAACCCCCCGACGCATTCACGTGGTTTTGGATGtcatttgtttatgttaaaaGCAATCAAATGCCAAAGGCAGTCAAAGCATTAGAGTCTGCATTATCGGAATTTCACCCTAATATTAAGTGGAAAGCTCGGCAGGAAACTATGATAGCGTGCCTGAAGTACTTGAAAGATGAGGGAGAGTTTGAACGGCTGAATGCACTCATTGATTCTCTCAAGGACAAATGTCTTATTTCGGCTAAGATTCATGAGAATTTGGTTGAATATATTTCTGGCGAATGTACTATCGAAGATGTATTCTTAGGAGACAGCGTGGAAGAGGTTGCAAACAAATAG